Below is a window of Halobaculum lipolyticum DNA.
GCGGATCGCGGCGCCCGCCTGCGACTTCGAGCGCGCTTCGAGGTAGTTGCCGAGCGTGATGAACACGAGGATGAGCGCGGCCGTGTCGAAGTAGAGACCGGCCTGCGGGAGCACGCCCAACAGGGCGATCACGGAGTAGCCGTACGCGGTCGACGACCCGAGCGCGATCAGCACGTCCATGTTGGCGCGGCGGTTGACGACGAGCGCCTTGTAGGAGTTCTCGTAGAACTCGCGGCCGAGCACGACCTGCACGGGCGTCGCGAGCGCGAACGCGACCCAGCCGATGTGCAGGTCGGTGCCGGGGACCGTCTCGGGCAAGGTGCCGGGCGCGAACAGTTCGAGCACGAGCATCGCCACCAGCGGGAGCGACAGCGCCGCGCCCAACAGCGTCAGCCGTCGCTGGCGGGTCAACTCCGCGGCCCGCGCGGCGTCTTTCGCGGACTCGGCGTCGCCGTCGCCGTCGTCGCGGACCGCCTCGTAGCCCGCGGCGTCGACGGCGTCGTACACGTCGGTCCGGCTCGTCACCGACGGGACGTACCGCACGGTCGCCTCGTCGGTGGCGTAGTTCGCGTCGACCGAGACGACGCCCGGGAGGTCGCCGACTGCGTCCTCGATGGTCGCCGAACAGTTCGCGCAGGTCATCCCGGTGATCCCGACAGTGACCGTCTCCGCGATGGGGTCGTACCCCGCCGCCTCGACGGCGTCGAACAGGGCCGACAGGGAGACGCGCTCGGGGTCGAACTCGACGGTCGCCTCGTCGGTGGCGTAGTTGGCGCTCACCTCGCCGACGCCGTCCAGATCCCGGACGGCGTCCTCGATGGTGGCGGCGCAGTTGGCGCACGTCATGCCGCCGACGTCGATGGTCACTCGGTGGTGCTCGCTCATGGAGTAGTAGTACGGGTCCCCTATTCATGCGGTTTGTGCCTTCGAAAGGAGGGCTGCGATCGGTCTCGGATCTTCGGATCCAAAGGGAGCCGGCGGACGAACACGGACATCGAAACCGGTCGCAGGTTCGGCGGCCGACAACGAAACCCACATGGGTACCGACCTGCGACTGGAACGCATGACGACGACGATGCGGATCACCGGGATGACCTGCGGCGGCTGCGAGGACAGCGTCGAGGCGGCGCTGGAGGGCGTCGACGGCGTCGCCGACGCCAGCGCCGACCACGAGTCCGGCGAGGCGGTCGTCGACGGCGACGCCGACCCGCTGGACCTGATCGCGGCGGTGCCCGAGGCGTACGAGGTCGAGTCCACCGCCTGACGGGGCTGCGCCGCCGGCGGTCGTTGGCTCCTCGGCCTACCGCCCCATCGTGTAGAACTCCTCGTTGGGGCGCCAGTCGGCGAACGTCGCCATCCGGTTGGAGAAGTTGAAGAAGGCCGCGACCATCCCGACGTCCCACACCTCCTCTTGCGAGTAGCCGGCCTCGTACAACAGGTCGAGGTCGTCGGTCGTGACGGCGTCCGGCTCCTCGGTCAGCTTCACCGCCACCTCCAGCATCGCCATCCGTTCGTCGCTCACGTCTGCGGTGCGGTGGTTGCTGGTCAACTGGTCCGCGAGGTGGGGGTCCTTCGCGTAGATCCGAACGAGCGCGCCGTGGGCGACGTTGCAGTACAGGCAGTTGTTCCGCCCGGAGACGGCGACGACGATCATCTCCACCTCCTCGCGGTCGAGGGTGGTGTCCTCGACGAACGCGTCGTGGAACGCGAGGAACGCCCGGAAGTGGCTCGGCTTGTACGCCAACGCCGACATGACGTTCGGCGTGAACCCCGCGCGCTCGGTCTCCGCGGCGAGGCGCTCGCGGACGTCCGCGGGCACCTCGTCGTAGTCGGGGACCGGGAAGCGGCGCTGGGCGTCGTCGAGCAACTCGGGTGTCGCGGACTCCTCGCTCATGGTTCGTGGTTCGGCGACCGGGGGTAAATCGCTACCCCCCGGAGCGGCCGGTCGCGGGCGCGCGGCCGCGACTCAGTTCCGGCCGAGCAGGAGGTACAACACGAGACCCAACACCGGCGCGAGGAACACGACGATCGCCCACAGGAACGCCGGGTGTTGGCTGTTGCGCTGGGCGTCCTTGTACGTCCAGTACACCATGTAGACGAACAGCGCCGTGAACAACAGCCACACGAGGAACGCGAGGGCACCGCCTGCTCCTTGGAGGAGGACCATGACTGGGGGCGGTCACGCCGCGGTGATGGGTCTTGTGGTCGTCAGATCGGCAGCCCGCGAAGCGCCAACGCGACCGACCCGGCCATCGCGAACACGCCCAGCCCGAACAGCCCCCAGTTCCACAGCGTCGAGTCGGCCGTCGTCAGGTACAGCGACCACTCCTTCGGGTACGGCCACAGGAAGTTGACGCCGGCCGGGGTGATGGCGTCGCCGAGCAGGTGGGCGACGACCGCCCCGAACCCGAGGAGGAAGCCGAACGCGACCATCGACACCCCGCCGGGCACCGCGACCGACAACACCGGCTCGACGAGCGAGGCGGCGCCGGCGAACACCCCGCCGACGACGCCCGCGAACAGCAGCGAGTGCGTCGGCCCGCGGTGTGGCACCCCCGGGATCCGGTGGTCGACGTCGGGCAACATCGCGAGGTAGAGGACGGTGCCGGCGACCAGCGCCGCGAACACCGGGTAGCCCGCCGACAGCAGCCAGAACGTGACCGGCGCGAGCGCCAGCATGGCGACGCCGAGGTGACCCCGTCTGAACACGTCCGGGCGGAGGGGCGTCGGGGACATGAACGCTCGGGCCGTCGCCCCGCAACCGCCCCGCAACCGCCCCGCAACCGCCCCGCGGCGGCGACGCCGTCGGGACCCCCCGGGCCGGGTAGGCGGCGAAGGTATAAGTCGCGTCACCGTCCCGGAGGTGCATGGACGTTCTCGCCCCGTTGGAAGCCCTCCCCCCGTGGCAGGCGGCGCTGGTCGTGGTCGCCCTCTCGCTGGGCGCGGCGGTCGTCGCGGAGTTCGTCGTGATCCGCGCGGCCCGGCGGCTCGTCACCCGCACGGAGACGGGACTCGACGAGATCGTCCTCGCCGAGATCCGGATCCCGCTCGTCACGTCGTTCGCGCTCGCGGGCGTCTTCCTCCTCACGAGCCTGCGGAGCGTCGTCGAGGCGGTGCCGTTCTCGGAGGCGCAACTGGAGAGCTTCTTCGGCGACCCCGCGCTCACGATCGTCGTCCTCCTGTGGGCGTGGGCGCTCAACGAGACGGTGAACCGGGGCGTCGACTACCTGCAGGAGCAGGGCGCCCGCTACGACTTCGCGCCCGTGTTCTCCAACGTCTGGACGATCCTCGTCGCCACGGGCACCGTCGGCACGATCCTGTACGTCTGGAACATCGACGTGACGCCGCTGTTGGCGGGCGCGGGCATCGCGGGTATCGCGGTCGGCTTCGCCGCCAAGGACACCGTCGCCAACTTCTTCGGCGGCGTCGCGCTGTACTTCGACGACACCTACCGCGTCGGCGACTTCGTCGAGTTGGACACCGGCGAGACCGGGACGGTGGTGAAGGTCGGCGTCCGCTCGACCACCCTCCTCACCCGCGACGAGGTGCTCGTCACCGTCCCCAACTCCGTGCTCAACGCGACGAAGGTGATCAACCAGTCGGCGCCCTCCCGGCGCCGCCGCATCCGCGTCCCCGTCGGCGTCGCCTACGGCACCGATCTGGACGCGCTGGAGGAGCTGCTCGTCGACCTCGCGATGGACGAGAAACTGGTGCTCGACTCGCCGAAGCCGCGGTGTCGCTTCCGGCGGTTCGGCGACTCGGCGCTGGAGTACGAACTGCTGTGTTGGGTGTCGTCGCCGACGCGCCGGGCGAAGGCGGTGCACAAACTGAACCGCGCGATCCACGACCGGTTCGCCGACGCCGGGATCGAGATCCCGTACCCCCGGCGCGACGTGACCGTCCGCGGCGACGCCGTCGCCGACGCGGTCGCCGCCACCCCCGACGGCTCCCCCGACCCGGCCGCCGGCAACGGCTCGGAGTCGGCGGCGACCGACGGCGGCGGTCCCGGCGAGGACGCGCCGGGTCGCGGGCGCTGACCGCCCGTGTTCTCCACCGTCCGCGTCGTCGTCCCGGCCCAACTCGGTCCGATCGACGCGCTCGTCTCCGTGTTCGGCCCGTTCGTCTTCCCGGTCCTCCTGTTCGCGCTCGGCGTCGTCGGCTACCTCCTGTTGGTGGCGCTCGGGCGACTGGGGATCGAACTGTGAGGCGATCGCTGACCTCGCCAGCCGACGCCCCGGCGCCTCACCGGTTCCACGCGGCCGCGTCCGGGTCGATGTACCGTTCGCGCACGTCGTAGTCGGCGATCCGGTCGAGGTCCTCGTCGTCCAGTTCCAGGTCCTGCGCCGCGAAGTTCGCCCGGACGTGGTCGCCGGTCGCCTTCGGGATGGGGACGAGCGCCTCCTGTGCGAACGCCCACGCGAGACAGACGGCGGCGGTGCTCGTGTCGTGCTTCTCCGCGATCTCCGAGAGGAGCGGGTCCTCGAGCGCCTCGCCGCGCCCGAGCGGGGAGTAGCCGACGAGCGTGTGGCCGTGCTCGACGGCGTACTCGCGCAACTCCGTCTGCGGGAGCAGCGGGTGGCACTCGACCTGGTGGGCGACGACCGGCGCGTCGAGCAGGTCGCGCGCCTCGTCGAGCAGGGCGGGCGTGAAGTTCGACAGTCCCACGTGGTCACACAGCCCCTCGGCGCGCAGTTCGTCCATCGCGCGCAGCGTCTCCGCGGGGTCGTACGCGGAGGTGGGCCAGTGGACGTACAGCAGGTCGACCGACTCCAGCCCGAGCCGCTCGAGCGACTCGCGCGCGGTGCGTTTGGCGTCGTCGTACGCGAGGTTGTCCGGGTGGACCTTCGTCGCGACGACGACCTCGTCGCGGTCGACGGCCGCTCGACGGATGCCCTCGCCGACCGCTTCCTCGTTGTCGTACATCTGCGCGGTGTCGACGTGGCGGTAGCCCGCCTCCAGCGCCGCCGCCACCGTCTCCGCGCACTCGGCGGGGTCGTCGTTGCCGGAGGTGCCGAGACCGATCGGCGGCAAGTCGAGGTCGCTCATCGGCGGTGGTCGGCGCGTCGGCGAGGAAAGCGTTCGGGAGGCGGAAGCCGAGGGGCGCCGCCGGCGGGGGAAACGCCCAACACCGTCCCGGTCGACGGGGCGACGATGACCGAACTCCGTCGCCGCGTGGCCGCCGCCTCCGGTGCGGGCGCGTCGCTGGCGGCGATCGGCGGCATCGCCGTCGCCATCGCGCTCGCGCCGTGGTTCTCCCTCGCCGACAACGCCCTCTCGGACCTGGGGGTCGCCGACGCCGCCGCGGTGGCCGCCGCGTTCAACTGGGGACTGATCCTCGCCGGCCTCGCCGGGCTCCCGTACGCGTGGGCGCTGTGGACCGCGTCCGACGGCCTCGCGGCCCGCCTCGTCGCCGTCGAGTTCGTCGTCGCGATGCTCCTCATGGCGGGGGTCGGCGCGTTCCCGTCGGACACCCCGCTACACGTCCCGGTCGCGCTGGGGTTCTACCTCGCGATCACCGTCGTCTTCGCGACCGACGGCCTCCGCCGTCGGGCGACGGCCGCCGGCCGCGTCGCGCTGGCGTTCGCCGCCGGCCACCTCGCGCAGTGGTGGCTGTACGTCGCGGGCGTCCGACTGGGACCGGGGTTGGCGGTCCCGGAACTCGTCGGCGCCGGCCTCCTGATCGTGTGGGTGCTCGCGCTGTCGCCGGTGGCCGCCCTCGGTCCCGGGCGCCCGGCCGCTCCGTGACGGAGCAATCAAGCCGGTGGCGCCGTAGGCACCGACAATGAGCCAGGAGGCGACGGGGGAGGCGACGTACCTCTCGGAGGAGACGGCGGCGCTGGCGGAGCGACACGAGTCGATCCGCACGCGCCACGACGGGGAGTTCGCGGCGGCCAAGGCGCTCGTGCCGGAGTTGGGCGCGCACGTCCGCGAGGGCCACGCGACGGTCGGGATCTGGACGCCCGGTCTCGTCGAGCACGGCGTCCCCGCCGAGGCGGTCGAGTTGGAGCTGTTGACGCCGCCCGCGGACGTCGACCCCGGCGAGACGGAGCCGCGGGCGGTCGCGTTCGAACGGTCGGTCGTGCCCACCCGTCGCGCGGGCGAGGTGACGTACGCCGCCGTCGAGGGCGCGGTCGCCGGCACGCGCGAGCGACTCGGCTCGCTGTACCAACTCGTGTACGACCCCGCGGAGGCCGCGAGCGACGCCGACCCCGCGGAGCTTCCGGGCGTGGTCGGCGACGACGGCCTGGCGACGCTGCAGGACCCGCTGGCGGACTCGGTGCCGTTCGGCGCGTTCGCCCCCGCCGAACTGTACGACCGCGACCGCCTCGACGACGAGCGCGACGACCGCGACTACTTCGCGGCGCTCGGGAGCGACGACGAGCGCGTCGCCACCAGCGAGGACGACGGCCTCCCGCGCGTCGACCCGGCGACGAGCATGGTCGAGATCCACCCCGGCACCGCGACCGAGCGCGGCTCGCTCGGCGGGCTGGCCGACTTCGTCGGGGGCATCGGCGAGAAGGCGCGCGCCGACGAGGAGCTGACGGCGTTCGAGGAGACGTTCGCGGGGTACGACGCGGTACAGCTCATGCCCGTCGAGCCGCTCACCGAGCGGTCGGACGCCGCCGGCGACTGGCGGGGGCTCGCCCGCGACGGCGACGCGGCGACCGCGACCGTCGCCCGCCCGGACAAGGTGAACTGGGGGTACGACATCGTCGTCGGCGCGTTCGGCGCGCCCTGTCCCTCGATCCTCGAGTCGGGCCGGCCCGACGAACTCGTCGACTTCATCGCCGCCTGCCACACCCTCCCGGATCCGGTGAAGGTCGTGTTCGACGTGGCGCTGGGCCACGCCGACGATGGCGGCCTGCGGATCCTGCCGGACCGCTTCTTCCACGGCCCGGGGATGTACGGCCAGCACCTCGACTACCTCGACCCGATGGTCCGTGCCCACGTGCTCGACCTCCAGCGCCGCAAGATGGACTGGGGCGCCGACGGCATCCGCGTCGACGGCGCGCAGGACTTCCGCAACTACAACCCCGAGACCGACGAGATGGAGCACGACGACGACTTCCTCGCGGAGATGGACGCCGTCACCCAGGAGGTCGCCGGCACCGAGTACCGCCCGTGGCTGATCTACGAGGACGGCCGCCCGTGGCCGCGCCACGACTGGGAACTGGCCTCCACCTACCGCACGCTCATCGAGCAACACCCCCACTCGTTCCAGTGGTCGCCGATCACGTTCGCCCACAACAAGCCCGCGATGCTCACCTTCTGGGCGAGCAAGTGGTGGCGCGTCCGGGAGGTCGCCGACATGGGCGGCAACTGGATCACCGGCGTCGCCAACCACGACACCGTCCGCCGCGGCACGCAGGTCGACGTGCCCGAGTCGTGGGAGGGCGACCCGATCAACCGCTATCTGGGCGACGACGCCCCCGAGATCATCGACCGCGCGTACGACAACCCCGCGACGAACGCCCTGCTGCACTGCCTGCTGCCGGGCGTGCCGATGGACTTCCTCAACGCCAACGCTCGCGGCCCGTGGGGGTTCGTCCGCGACACCGACGCCGACTGGAACGTGAAGGTCGTCGCCGACGAGCACAACCTCCTCGACTGGCAAGTGCGGGAGGGCGACTACGACGACGACCGCTTCTTCACGCGGCTGAAGGAACTGGGCTTCCGGACGCGCGAGCAGTTGGACGAGTTCGTGAAGGCGCTCGCGACGACCGTCGAGCCGACCGACTACGACCCGGAGACGATGTGTGCGATGCTGGAGCCGCTGGACCCGCCGCTGGACCTCACGCCGGCGAACCTGGACGCGTTCGCGGACGCGTGGATGCGCGACGTGGCCGACTTCGCCAACCTCGGCCACTGGCGCGACGCACAGGACCCCGAGCGTACCGGGTTCGCCCGCCGCGTCAGGGAGTTCCGGCAGGCGCGGCCGTGGCTGCGCGAGTCGATGCGGCTGCCCGACGCCCCGGACGACGAGGGACCGGTGACCGCCGACGCCGACGAGGCGACCGACCGCTTCGGCTACCGCAACCCCGCCAACGGCTCGGTCGTCTACTACGGCCTGCGCGAGTCGCCCGACGGCGACGAGCGCGTGCTGTTCGTCGGTAACATGGAGGGCGCACCGACCGCCGTGACGCCTGCGGCCCTCGTCGACGCCGACCTCGACCCGGCGGCGTTCGAGGCGGCCCTCGTCGCGCCCGGCGTCGAGACCGCCGGCGACTCGCCGGCGGTCGACGAGGCGGTCGAGGTGGCGAACGGCGAGGCGGTCGTGTTCGTCGCCGGCGAGTAGCGCCGGGCGACCCCGACCGGCTCAACAGAACAGTTCGGTGAATCGGTTGACGGCGTCGTCGGTGCCGGCGACGACGAGCGTGTCGTCGGGGACGACTTCCGTGTCCGGGCCGACGTCCGTCAGCAGGTCGCCGCCCCGCTCGATGGCGACGACGGTGACGCCGGTGCGGGCGCGCACGTCCGCCTCCGCCAGCCCCTCGCCCTCCAGCTTGGGGGCGTGCGTCCGCACGAGGTCGACCTGCGTCTCCGGGCGGAGCACCTCCTCGTCGAGCAGGTACGACGCCAGCAGCCGGCCGGAGACGGTCGACAGCGACAGGACGTACTCCGCGCCCGCCCGGTACAGCTTCGGCACTGAGTCGCCGTCGTTCGCGCGGACGATCACCTCCGCGTGCGGGGCGACCTGTTTCACCGCCAGCGTCGCGAAGATGGTGGTCGTGTCCGAGTCGAGCGCCAGCACCACCGCGCGGGCGTCCTCGATCCCGGCGGCCTCCAGCGTCTCCCGGTCGGTGGCGTCGCCGACGACGTCGACGCCGTCGTCGTCCGCGAGGTCGACCACGACCACGTCGTCGGTCGGCCGGAGTTCCGCGGCGGCGCTGTGGCCGACCATGCCGTAGCCGACGACGAGCACGCGCCCGCGGCGTCGCCGGCGCGTCTCCGACAGGGTGAGCTCCTTGAGCGCCTCCAACTCCGTCTCGTTGCCGACGACCAGCAACACGGTGTGTTCGTCGATCACCCGCTCGGGTCGCGGGGGCGACTCGAACTCGCCGTCGGCCCACGCCCCGAGCACGTTCGCGCCGGTACGCTCGCCGATCCCCGACTCCGCGACCGTCTCGCCGACGAGCGGGCTGCCGTGGTGGACGAGCAGCTCGGCGATCTGGAAGTCCTCGCCGATCTCGACGCCGTCGCCCAACTCGTCGGCGACGCTGGCGGTCGCCTTCGCGCCGAGGCTCTCGCCCAGCAGGCGCCGCGGGGAGATGACGCGGTCGGCGCCCGCGTAGCGGTGGTAGTCGGCGACGTCCTCGTTCTCGACGAGGCTCACGACGCGAAGCTCCTCCGAGCACTCCCGCGCCGACAGGACGACGCTGGCGTTCGTCTCGTCGTCGGCGTCGGCGACGAGCGCGCGCGCCTCGGCGACGTTCGCCCGTTCCATCGTCGCCACCTCCTCGGGGTCGCCGTGGACGACGTCGTGGTCGGCCGAGAGTTCGACGGCGCGGTCGGCGTCGGGTTCGACGACGACGTACGGCGTGTCCCGGGAGCGCAACTCCTTCACCAGCGTCTCCCCGCGAGGGGTGAACTCGCAGATGACGACGTGGTCGGTCGCGGACGTGACCCGCGGGGGTGAACTGGTGAGCGCCTCGTTGATGAGCGGGATGATCACCGCCGGCAGCGCGAGGAAGATGAGTCCGACGCCCGCCAACTGCAACACCACCATCAACAGGAGCATCCGGGGGTCGTCCCAGACGTTCACGTCGATGCCGAACCCGGTCGTCGTGAACGTCTCCACCACGACGTACAGCGAGTGGGCGTAGCTCACCTGCTCGCCCTCGAACGCCGCGAACCCCCACTGGTAGACGAACGCGAGGAGCAGCATGACGCCGAGCGCGCCGAGCAGGTACTCGGCCGCTCGACGGGTCGCCGATGGCATACCCCGCCTTCCGGGTCGGG
It encodes the following:
- a CDS encoding heavy-metal-associated domain-containing protein; the encoded protein is MGTDLRLERMTTTMRITGMTCGGCEDSVEAALEGVDGVADASADHESGEAVVDGDADPLDLIAAVPEAYEVESTA
- a CDS encoding peroxidase-related enzyme (This protein belongs to a clade of uncharacterized proteins related to peroxidases such as the alkylhydroperoxidase AhpD.), with amino-acid sequence MSEESATPELLDDAQRRFPVPDYDEVPADVRERLAAETERAGFTPNVMSALAYKPSHFRAFLAFHDAFVEDTTLDREEVEMIVVAVSGRNNCLYCNVAHGALVRIYAKDPHLADQLTSNHRTADVSDERMAMLEVAVKLTEEPDAVTTDDLDLLYEAGYSQEEVWDVGMVAAFFNFSNRMATFADWRPNEEFYTMGR
- a CDS encoding PLDc N-terminal domain-containing protein, with translation MVLLQGAGGALAFLVWLLFTALFVYMVYWTYKDAQRNSQHPAFLWAIVVFLAPVLGLVLYLLLGRN
- a CDS encoding metal-dependent hydrolase — translated: MFRRGHLGVAMLALAPVTFWLLSAGYPVFAALVAGTVLYLAMLPDVDHRIPGVPHRGPTHSLLFAGVVGGVFAGAASLVEPVLSVAVPGGVSMVAFGFLLGFGAVVAHLLGDAITPAGVNFLWPYPKEWSLYLTTADSTLWNWGLFGLGVFAMAGSVALALRGLPI
- a CDS encoding mechanosensitive ion channel family protein; translated protein: MDVLAPLEALPPWQAALVVVALSLGAAVVAEFVVIRAARRLVTRTETGLDEIVLAEIRIPLVTSFALAGVFLLTSLRSVVEAVPFSEAQLESFFGDPALTIVVLLWAWALNETVNRGVDYLQEQGARYDFAPVFSNVWTILVATGTVGTILYVWNIDVTPLLAGAGIAGIAVGFAAKDTVANFFGGVALYFDDTYRVGDFVELDTGETGTVVKVGVRSTTLLTRDEVLVTVPNSVLNATKVINQSAPSRRRRIRVPVGVAYGTDLDALEELLVDLAMDEKLVLDSPKPRCRFRRFGDSALEYELLCWVSSPTRRAKAVHKLNRAIHDRFADAGIEIPYPRRDVTVRGDAVADAVAATPDGSPDPAAGNGSESAATDGGGPGEDAPGRGR
- a CDS encoding aldo/keto reductase encodes the protein MSDLDLPPIGLGTSGNDDPAECAETVAAALEAGYRHVDTAQMYDNEEAVGEGIRRAAVDRDEVVVATKVHPDNLAYDDAKRTARESLERLGLESVDLLYVHWPTSAYDPAETLRAMDELRAEGLCDHVGLSNFTPALLDEARDLLDAPVVAHQVECHPLLPQTELREYAVEHGHTLVGYSPLGRGEALEDPLLSEIAEKHDTSTAAVCLAWAFAQEALVPIPKATGDHVRANFAAQDLELDDEDLDRIADYDVRERYIDPDAAAWNR
- a CDS encoding DUF998 domain-containing protein, translated to MTELRRRVAAASGAGASLAAIGGIAVAIALAPWFSLADNALSDLGVADAAAVAAAFNWGLILAGLAGLPYAWALWTASDGLAARLVAVEFVVAMLLMAGVGAFPSDTPLHVPVALGFYLAITVVFATDGLRRRATAAGRVALAFAAGHLAQWWLYVAGVRLGPGLAVPELVGAGLLIVWVLALSPVAALGPGRPAAP
- the gghA gene encoding glucosylglycerol hydrolase, whose product is MSQEATGEATYLSEETAALAERHESIRTRHDGEFAAAKALVPELGAHVREGHATVGIWTPGLVEHGVPAEAVELELLTPPADVDPGETEPRAVAFERSVVPTRRAGEVTYAAVEGAVAGTRERLGSLYQLVYDPAEAASDADPAELPGVVGDDGLATLQDPLADSVPFGAFAPAELYDRDRLDDERDDRDYFAALGSDDERVATSEDDGLPRVDPATSMVEIHPGTATERGSLGGLADFVGGIGEKARADEELTAFEETFAGYDAVQLMPVEPLTERSDAAGDWRGLARDGDAATATVARPDKVNWGYDIVVGAFGAPCPSILESGRPDELVDFIAACHTLPDPVKVVFDVALGHADDGGLRILPDRFFHGPGMYGQHLDYLDPMVRAHVLDLQRRKMDWGADGIRVDGAQDFRNYNPETDEMEHDDDFLAEMDAVTQEVAGTEYRPWLIYEDGRPWPRHDWELASTYRTLIEQHPHSFQWSPITFAHNKPAMLTFWASKWWRVREVADMGGNWITGVANHDTVRRGTQVDVPESWEGDPINRYLGDDAPEIIDRAYDNPATNALLHCLLPGVPMDFLNANARGPWGFVRDTDADWNVKVVADEHNLLDWQVREGDYDDDRFFTRLKELGFRTREQLDEFVKALATTVEPTDYDPETMCAMLEPLDPPLDLTPANLDAFADAWMRDVADFANLGHWRDAQDPERTGFARRVREFRQARPWLRESMRLPDAPDDEGPVTADADEATDRFGYRNPANGSVVYYGLRESPDGDERVLFVGNMEGAPTAVTPAALVDADLDPAAFEAALVAPGVETAGDSPAVDEAVEVANGEAVVFVAGE
- a CDS encoding potassium channel family protein, with protein sequence MPSATRRAAEYLLGALGVMLLLAFVYQWGFAAFEGEQVSYAHSLYVVVETFTTTGFGIDVNVWDDPRMLLLMVVLQLAGVGLIFLALPAVIIPLINEALTSSPPRVTSATDHVVICEFTPRGETLVKELRSRDTPYVVVEPDADRAVELSADHDVVHGDPEEVATMERANVAEARALVADADDETNASVVLSARECSEELRVVSLVENEDVADYHRYAGADRVISPRRLLGESLGAKATASVADELGDGVEIGEDFQIAELLVHHGSPLVGETVAESGIGERTGANVLGAWADGEFESPPRPERVIDEHTVLLVVGNETELEALKELTLSETRRRRRGRVLVVGYGMVGHSAAAELRPTDDVVVVDLADDDGVDVVGDATDRETLEAAGIEDARAVVLALDSDTTTIFATLAVKQVAPHAEVIVRANDGDSVPKLYRAGAEYVLSLSTVSGRLLASYLLDEEVLRPETQVDLVRTHAPKLEGEGLAEADVRARTGVTVVAIERGGDLLTDVGPDTEVVPDDTLVVAGTDDAVNRFTELFC